A stretch of Myroides oncorhynchi DNA encodes these proteins:
- a CDS encoding RagB/SusD family nutrient uptake outer membrane protein, whose protein sequence is MKNIFFLKTSSLFVCIISVCVIFISCDDIVDVDPPNNQINQKDVFKDIATTKSALSMLYSKVRDTPLFSRGNPGLNHSLSLYTDQLEFIGTKPNMYYLNTLEASSHEITQWWNNTYFDIYAINNFINGLNESSYIKQADKTQLLAEAYTLRALYYQTLVQLFGDIPYTVSTDYKYNTTIGKTSYQEVLLLIEKDLLLAYQNLDYTSRSNQRFYINKTVAELLLSYNYLLQKQYDKAELYSKAIIDNSNYSLEDDLNKVFKKDAKSTLWQLSPNLNTAVTQEANLYQIKTIGVNTVAADNNLLKLFAANDLRYKNWLQKATINNRELHQIFKYKNTANNTDEVSIFYRVEEAYFNLSLALALQNKTDKATSILNQIRQKRGLNSLNTSMDQTSFIKEYLDESSREFFTENGRRFFDLKLTNRLGDLNKNKPNWKDNHNLFPIPERQLQINKNLLPQNAGY, encoded by the coding sequence ATGAAAAATATATTTTTTTTAAAAACATCCTCACTCTTTGTATGTATAATTTCAGTCTGTGTAATATTTATCTCATGTGATGATATTGTTGATGTTGATCCCCCTAACAATCAAATCAATCAAAAAGATGTATTTAAAGACATTGCAACGACAAAATCAGCTCTCTCTATGCTTTACTCTAAAGTAAGAGATACTCCTTTATTTTCAAGAGGTAACCCAGGGCTTAATCACAGTTTAAGTCTTTATACAGATCAGCTTGAATTCATTGGCACAAAACCCAATATGTACTATCTAAATACACTTGAGGCTTCAAGTCATGAAATAACGCAATGGTGGAATAATACCTATTTTGATATCTATGCTATTAACAACTTTATTAATGGGTTAAATGAATCATCTTACATTAAACAAGCTGATAAAACACAACTCCTTGCAGAGGCCTATACATTAAGAGCTTTGTACTATCAGACCTTAGTTCAATTATTTGGGGATATTCCTTATACAGTGTCAACTGATTATAAATACAATACAACAATAGGCAAAACCTCATATCAAGAAGTATTATTACTTATTGAGAAAGATCTTTTATTGGCATATCAGAACCTTGATTATACTTCTAGAAGTAACCAGCGTTTTTATATCAATAAAACAGTAGCTGAATTACTTTTATCGTATAATTATTTACTTCAAAAACAGTATGATAAAGCTGAGCTATATAGTAAAGCTATTATTGATAATTCAAATTATAGTTTAGAAGATGACCTTAACAAAGTCTTTAAAAAAGATGCAAAAAGTACGCTTTGGCAGTTAAGCCCTAATTTAAATACAGCAGTAACCCAAGAAGCTAATCTTTATCAAATAAAAACCATAGGCGTCAATACCGTGGCGGCTGATAACAATTTACTAAAACTATTTGCTGCAAATGATTTAAGATATAAAAACTGGCTACAGAAGGCGACTATAAATAATAGAGAACTACACCAAATCTTTAAATACAAAAACACAGCCAACAACACTGATGAAGTATCTATATTCTACCGAGTAGAGGAAGCCTACTTTAACTTAAGTCTTGCCTTAGCCTTACAAAACAAAACTGATAAAGCTACAAGTATTCTAAATCAAATAAGACAAAAAAGAGGTTTAAATAGTTTAAACACTTCAATGGACCAAACTTCTTTTATAAAAGAATATTTAGATGAATCTTCTCGAGAATTCTTTACTGAGAATGGCAGAAGGTTCTTTGATCTAAAGTTAACAAACAGACTTGGAGATCTAAACAAGAACAAACCTAATTGGAAAGACAATCACAACCTATTTCCAATTCCTGAGAGACAATTACAAATAAATAAAAACTTACTTCCGCAAAACGCAGGATACTAA
- a CDS encoding helix-turn-helix domain-containing protein: MHKIDDYIKIKMQEEGITEPILAQKSGLSTGHINKLKNGNVAKLSASTFYKLVTAFDRDFVYASDIVFPTLKNIELNKLPEVKRNKFGTLMLEFEKVINTPKNIAIITGISEERIFELFNRNGGLEAYELLLIEKAIKKKVGELFILYFKDE; the protein is encoded by the coding sequence ATGCATAAAATAGATGATTATATAAAAATTAAAATGCAAGAAGAGGGGATTACAGAACCTATTCTAGCTCAAAAATCAGGACTTTCAACTGGACATATAAATAAACTTAAGAATGGAAATGTAGCTAAGTTAAGTGCTAGTACTTTTTATAAATTGGTTACCGCATTTGATAGGGACTTTGTTTATGCTTCTGATATTGTGTTTCCAACTCTTAAAAATATAGAATTAAATAAATTACCAGAGGTAAAGAGAAACAAGTTTGGTACTCTTATGCTGGAGTTTGAAAAAGTTATAAATACTCCGAAAAATATAGCTATAATTACAGGAATTTCAGAGGAAAGAATATTTGAACTTTTCAATAGAAATGGAGGTTTGGAGGCTTATGAGTTGTTATTAATAGAAAAAGCAATTAAGAAGAAGGTCGGGGAACTTTTTATTTTGTATTTTAAAGATGAGTAG
- a CDS encoding SusC/RagA family TonB-linked outer membrane protein, protein MKTQFLTKSGYRIALILSLSLTYPTYAVYKDDLMVFDYQDKTISGVVKDKDGVLIGAIIQIKNSDFATTTDQDGKFILQVSKQDIIVISYIGYTSKEISVAKQNTFDIVLDQNQDMLSEIVLNAGYYSVKDRERTGSISRVTAKDIEIQPVSNPLQALQGKMAGVNITQQTGVPGGGMHIEIRGRNFLGTNKTNRNNPLYIINGVPFISTPLGMDSRNLSSGILQEGISPLNAINPKDIESIEVLKDADATAIYGSRGANGVVLITTKKGKTDKTNFTFTSTTAFSKVAKFLNMMDTKQYLQMREEAFVNSGITDLPINAFDLNGAWDRNRYTNWQKELIGDTAIDKNISLGVSAGNEYSSFTTNYLHNNSTTVFPTDKGYKRNSLLFNYNYRSKDNKLQFNASTSYSYQSNNLPNVDFTSNSLTLAPNAPSLRQENGDLNWQNGTFYNPLAQLEVTYENKIETLILNSTLSYNLLPNTYLKLNTGFTTNNLNEWLLTPHTANDPQLGLTSEVSEASNSKNNFKSFIIEPQVNYLKTWNNHSLNILVGSTFQSNQNNQEALFGRNFNTNSSIKNLSAAKERFISLVSNTQYKYASLFTRLNYTYNNKYIANITARRDGSSRFGKENRFGNFGAIGTAWLFSKEKLLANLKWLDFGKLRMSYGVTGSDNIGDYAYLDTYTTSTTKYNDEIGLYPTALYNPNYKWEKTTKFEAAIELELFKSRINPTIAYYNNTSTDQLIGLTLPSTTGFNLINSNSPATIRNTGWEFTINTTNFSNKDWMWSTNFNISFPKNKLISYPGLDKSTMTSNYIIGKSINIVKTYQYQGVDPDTGYYLFNDYNQDGKIDIADKQSVNDLNPKMYGGLQNSIAYKNISLDFLFYFKIQNNYNLNRLYSIPGAYMTNIPQEMDNRWSVSNPNAKYSFSSYDDTTAFNQSMIFLESDSTISNASYIKLKNLSVSYNLKIPKAKIESLRLYIQGQNLWTITSYKGMDPEFTSFGFLPPLKTYAFGMQLTF, encoded by the coding sequence ATGAAAACTCAATTTTTAACCAAGTCTGGTTATAGGATAGCTTTGATTTTAAGTTTGTCACTCACCTATCCTACCTATGCCGTATATAAAGATGATCTAATGGTTTTTGATTATCAGGATAAAACTATTTCAGGTGTTGTAAAAGACAAAGATGGTGTTTTAATAGGTGCTATCATTCAAATTAAAAACTCTGATTTTGCAACCACCACAGATCAGGATGGTAAGTTCATACTACAAGTATCAAAACAAGACATTATCGTTATCTCATATATTGGATATACAAGTAAAGAAATCTCTGTAGCTAAACAAAATACATTCGATATAGTTTTAGATCAGAATCAAGATATGTTATCAGAAATAGTACTTAACGCTGGTTACTACTCTGTAAAGGATCGCGAGCGCACAGGAAGCATTTCAAGAGTAACAGCAAAAGACATCGAAATTCAGCCAGTTTCAAACCCTCTTCAAGCTTTACAAGGTAAAATGGCAGGAGTTAATATTACTCAACAAACCGGTGTACCAGGAGGCGGAATGCACATAGAAATTAGAGGAAGAAACTTTTTGGGGACAAACAAAACAAATAGAAACAATCCATTATACATAATAAATGGAGTGCCTTTTATTTCAACTCCTTTAGGTATGGATTCTCGAAACTTAAGTTCAGGTATATTGCAAGAAGGCATCTCGCCATTAAATGCAATTAATCCTAAAGACATTGAAAGCATTGAGGTTTTAAAGGACGCAGATGCTACAGCCATATATGGTTCTCGTGGAGCTAACGGGGTTGTGCTTATTACTACTAAAAAAGGAAAAACTGACAAAACAAATTTCACATTCACATCAACAACAGCTTTTAGCAAAGTAGCTAAATTCTTAAATATGATGGATACAAAACAGTATCTCCAAATGAGAGAAGAAGCTTTTGTCAATAGTGGAATCACTGACCTACCAATCAATGCTTTTGATCTAAATGGCGCTTGGGATAGAAATAGGTATACTAACTGGCAAAAAGAACTTATTGGAGATACTGCAATAGATAAGAATATTTCTTTAGGAGTCTCAGCTGGAAATGAATATAGTAGTTTTACAACAAACTATCTACACAATAACTCCACTACAGTATTTCCTACTGATAAAGGATATAAAAGAAATTCTTTATTATTTAATTACAATTATAGAAGCAAAGACAACAAATTGCAATTCAATGCCAGTACTTCCTATTCTTATCAAAGCAATAACTTACCAAATGTTGACTTTACAAGCAACTCCTTAACTCTTGCTCCTAATGCTCCTTCACTACGACAAGAAAATGGAGATTTGAATTGGCAAAATGGGACATTCTACAACCCTCTTGCACAATTAGAGGTAACATATGAAAATAAAATTGAAACCCTTATATTAAATAGTACTCTTTCATATAACCTACTACCCAATACTTACTTAAAACTAAATACGGGATTTACTACAAATAACCTTAATGAATGGTTACTTACTCCCCATACAGCTAACGATCCTCAATTAGGATTAACAAGTGAGGTATCGGAGGCCTCAAATAGCAAGAACAACTTTAAATCTTTTATTATAGAACCTCAAGTAAATTATTTAAAAACATGGAATAATCATTCATTAAACATATTAGTTGGATCAACATTCCAATCAAACCAAAACAATCAAGAAGCCTTATTTGGTCGAAATTTTAATACTAATTCTTCTATCAAGAATCTAAGTGCAGCCAAGGAAAGGTTTATATCTTTAGTTTCAAACACTCAATATAAATATGCTTCTTTATTTACCCGCCTAAACTATACCTATAACAATAAATATATTGCAAACATAACAGCTAGAAGAGATGGTTCTAGTCGTTTTGGAAAGGAAAATCGCTTTGGAAATTTCGGGGCCATTGGTACTGCGTGGTTATTCTCTAAAGAAAAATTACTAGCGAATCTAAAATGGCTTGATTTTGGAAAACTTCGTATGAGCTATGGAGTAACAGGTAGTGATAATATTGGGGACTATGCTTATTTAGATACCTATACTACATCGACTACTAAATATAATGATGAGATAGGACTTTATCCAACCGCTCTTTATAATCCTAATTACAAATGGGAAAAAACAACAAAGTTCGAAGCCGCTATCGAATTAGAGCTTTTTAAAAGTCGAATCAATCCTACAATTGCATATTATAACAACACCTCAACTGATCAATTAATCGGTCTGACTCTTCCATCGACAACAGGTTTTAATTTAATAAATTCTAATTCACCTGCTACAATTAGAAACACAGGATGGGAATTTACAATCAATACAACCAACTTTAGTAATAAAGATTGGATGTGGTCAACTAATTTTAATATCTCTTTTCCTAAAAACAAATTGATATCATATCCAGGGCTTGATAAAAGTACTATGACTAGTAATTATATAATAGGAAAGTCTATCAACATTGTTAAAACATATCAATACCAAGGTGTTGATCCTGATACGGGGTATTATTTATTTAATGACTATAATCAAGATGGAAAAATAGATATAGCCGATAAACAATCAGTTAATGATTTGAATCCTAAAATGTATGGAGGATTGCAAAACTCAATAGCATACAAAAATATCAGTCTAGATTTTCTATTTTATTTTAAAATCCAAAACAACTATAATTTAAACAGACTGTACTCTATACCGGGAGCTTATATGACAAATATCCCCCAAGAGATGGATAATCGCTGGTCGGTATCCAATCCTAATGCTAAATATTCTTTTAGCAGTTATGATGACACTACAGCTTTTAACCAATCCATGATATTTTTAGAAAGTGATAGCACAATTAGTAATGCTTCTTATATAAAACTAAAAAACTTATCTGTATCCTATAATCTAAAAATACCAAAAGCCAAAATAGAATCACTTAGATTATATATACAAGGGCAAAACCTATGGACTATAACCTCATACAAAGGTATGGATCCTGAATTTACTTCTTTTGGTTTCTTGCCCCCTTTAAAAACGTATGCTTTTGGTATGCAACTAACATTTTAA
- a CDS encoding relaxase/mobilization nuclease domain-containing protein, producing the protein MPLYQPENTSKYFYKYFQTYLLNSTNINNPVRHISLNPNPVDKIDDLTLLNIAKAYMKKVGFKNQPYIVYKHFDLQRIHIHIVSVSVNENGYQINYYFDFLKAQDACKEITKEFNLTPYNIRHKKDNDLTIKVVDYREPNLVQQMYNVVEVLTKYYNFENLKQYNAVLNLFKVKVALGKNQDPSSIVYYALDLDNNIASNPISPSRLCLKVDMDFLNVHFKNSSTSSDPILDSEVKKQVESYFLQSKDYKHFNKLLKNQGINLVSDNKNKSDFYFVSHKYKRVFTFKDLDKRLSERLSDDLYSNFSNSKKQNKKDPLSKLIAQRYNQINDNFNNLVVHSSFDFVDNYFNINNKAEFVCFFNHLFNAPANDLDQKQLESLKKRKRKKKGYRI; encoded by the coding sequence ATGCCATTGTATCAACCTGAAAACACGAGCAAGTATTTTTATAAATATTTTCAGACCTATTTACTTAATAGTACAAACATAAACAACCCAGTTAGACATATATCTCTTAATCCTAATCCAGTAGATAAAATTGATGACCTTACGCTTTTAAATATAGCCAAGGCTTATATGAAAAAGGTAGGTTTTAAAAATCAACCCTATATTGTATATAAACACTTTGATCTTCAAAGGATTCATATTCATATAGTATCGGTATCAGTTAATGAAAACGGATATCAGATTAATTATTACTTTGACTTTTTAAAAGCTCAAGATGCGTGTAAAGAAATTACCAAAGAGTTTAATTTAACGCCATATAATATAAGACATAAAAAAGATAATGATTTAACCATTAAGGTTGTAGACTATAGAGAACCAAACCTTGTCCAGCAAATGTATAATGTTGTAGAGGTGTTAACTAAATATTATAATTTTGAAAATTTGAAGCAGTATAATGCTGTTTTAAATCTCTTTAAAGTGAAGGTTGCCTTGGGTAAAAATCAAGACCCAAGTTCTATTGTGTATTATGCTCTTGATTTGGATAACAATATAGCTAGTAATCCAATAAGTCCTAGTAGACTTTGTTTAAAAGTTGACATGGATTTTTTAAATGTACATTTTAAGAATTCTTCAACTAGCAGTGATCCGATTTTGGACAGTGAAGTAAAAAAACAAGTAGAGTCTTACTTTTTACAAAGCAAAGATTATAAACACTTTAATAAACTTCTAAAGAATCAAGGAATCAATTTAGTTTCAGATAATAAAAACAAATCTGATTTTTATTTTGTCAGTCATAAATACAAACGAGTATTTACTTTCAAAGACTTAGATAAACGCTTATCTGAAAGATTATCAGATGATTTGTATAGTAATTTTTCAAACTCAAAGAAACAAAACAAAAAAGACCCACTAAGTAAACTAATAGCTCAAAGGTATAATCAAATTAACGATAACTTTAATAATCTAGTGGTACATTCTAGTTTTGACTTTGTAGACAACTATTTTAATATAAACAATAAAGCAGAATTTGTTTGCTTTTTTAATCATCTATTTAATGCTCCTGCAAATGATTTAGACCAAAAGCAGCTTGAGAGCCTTAAAAAAAGAAAGCGAAAAAAGAAGGGGTATAGAATTTAA
- a CDS encoding alpha/beta hydrolase family protein: protein MKTKKSYILILLSFFILNIKALAQDPSTSTQQPFLWYSTIPYTLSKDKKWLFVNRFYNDASIDIDFFFINTQTKQVRDFKSKTINITNLLDNNIIVYKENDKLLFNDLDNTNNNTYVKNIIRYATISSKNMVITVDQSNNLNLIQVDKNLTKNKIKVFQKVKNHIVSSNGKNIIYSDNNNDLYYINTTTLVAKKLTHLKQDLNSILAWNKQQTAFVIKDQDNTLLLIDLDSNQTKTIALEQGNLKKFKVEFFTNNDLYIEYNTLSSTSLPESEFLDIWNGNTKYIYPSNFKLKHQIQYKAFVYNNLSAHLKQLDRHRNKLYLNIGIPNYILTYNPFEHEEYQSTNKIRQFSLLNLQNNEIETVLSLTSREGLLSVSKDNKHILYPTTTYNIWNIYSLGSKRSISLNTSSSSVTNTSPRWSEDSKKIYFQQNNDFVRFNIDNHKIDKLTNLKTNNNTINIVGAYNFRENGIYFDDSKPVLFTNSSPNLTEFFSLKGASVKKLYSSKNLIKVHDNSVYSNNYMAAIFTEENSNQPPSIKTIIDNRTNTLYQDSIASELYNWRKITKFDFNDKFGETLNGFLTYPKDFDSKKQYPMIIEVYDNFGNLDKHFINPETKNDARINSTFFNEKGYFVCKLNTYVSKEGPGLSAADITLKGLDKVLSIEPSINKDKVALVGFSFGGYKSGFIATQTNRFTTIVSGAGGHDLISNTYSFDKFKKVPRWGMSENVQMQLRDSYSDNPNKYHNNSTLQHAHNIKTPMLLYTGLEDQAVDADNTEKLFLALLKYKKPVIALFYKNVDHVISLSQTTESQDFEKRLLDWFEYHLKDNKTIKWISDGLTPNKHTYSRLEDL from the coding sequence ATGAAAACAAAAAAATCTTATATATTAATACTTCTAAGCTTTTTTATTTTAAACATTAAAGCCTTAGCTCAAGATCCTTCTACCTCAACTCAGCAACCTTTTCTATGGTACAGCACAATACCTTACACATTGTCAAAAGATAAGAAATGGTTATTTGTCAATCGGTTTTATAATGACGCTTCTATAGATATTGATTTCTTCTTTATAAACACACAAACAAAACAGGTAAGGGATTTTAAATCAAAAACAATTAACATAACTAATTTACTTGATAACAATATTATTGTTTACAAAGAAAATGACAAACTTTTATTTAACGACTTAGACAATACTAATAATAATACCTATGTAAAGAACATTATTAGGTATGCAACTATTTCGTCGAAAAACATGGTCATTACAGTAGATCAGTCAAACAATCTTAACTTAATACAAGTAGATAAAAATCTGACTAAAAATAAAATCAAAGTTTTTCAAAAAGTAAAGAATCACATAGTTAGTTCCAATGGAAAAAACATTATTTATTCTGATAACAATAATGATCTGTACTACATCAATACTACAACTTTAGTTGCAAAGAAATTAACTCATTTAAAACAAGATTTAAATTCTATCCTAGCATGGAACAAGCAACAAACAGCCTTTGTTATTAAAGATCAAGACAATACCCTATTATTGATTGACTTAGATTCCAATCAAACAAAGACTATAGCATTAGAACAAGGAAACTTAAAGAAGTTCAAAGTAGAGTTCTTTACCAACAATGATTTATATATTGAGTACAATACTCTAAGTAGTACTTCTTTACCAGAAAGTGAGTTTCTTGATATCTGGAATGGCAATACTAAGTATATATATCCTAGTAACTTTAAACTAAAGCATCAGATACAGTACAAAGCATTTGTATATAACAACTTATCAGCTCATTTAAAACAGTTAGATCGTCATAGAAATAAACTCTACTTAAATATCGGTATACCTAATTATATTTTAACCTATAATCCATTTGAACATGAAGAGTATCAGAGTACTAACAAAATTCGCCAATTCTCGTTATTAAATTTACAAAACAATGAAATAGAAACAGTATTATCTCTTACTAGTAGAGAGGGGTTATTAAGTGTATCAAAAGACAATAAACATATACTCTATCCAACTACCACCTATAATATTTGGAACATTTATTCTTTGGGTAGCAAAAGATCAATTAGTCTTAATACATCTTCTAGCTCAGTTACAAATACATCTCCTAGATGGTCAGAAGATTCTAAAAAAATATATTTTCAGCAAAACAATGATTTTGTTAGATTCAACATTGACAATCATAAAATAGATAAGCTAACTAATCTAAAGACCAATAACAATACAATTAACATCGTAGGGGCCTATAATTTTAGAGAAAACGGTATTTATTTTGATGATTCCAAGCCAGTGTTATTTACAAATTCTAGCCCAAATCTTACTGAATTCTTCTCATTAAAGGGTGCTTCTGTAAAAAAATTATACTCTTCCAAAAATTTAATTAAAGTACATGATAATAGTGTTTATTCTAACAACTATATGGCAGCTATTTTTACAGAAGAGAACAGTAATCAACCTCCAAGTATTAAAACAATAATAGATAATAGAACTAATACTTTATACCAAGATTCTATTGCTAGTGAGCTCTACAATTGGAGGAAGATAACAAAATTTGATTTCAATGATAAATTCGGTGAAACTTTAAATGGCTTTTTAACCTACCCTAAAGATTTTGATTCCAAAAAACAATATCCCATGATAATAGAGGTATATGATAATTTTGGAAATCTAGACAAGCATTTTATAAACCCTGAAACAAAGAATGATGCTAGGATAAACTCTACATTTTTTAATGAAAAAGGTTATTTTGTTTGTAAATTAAATACATATGTGTCAAAAGAAGGTCCAGGGCTATCTGCTGCAGATATCACACTCAAAGGTCTTGATAAAGTCTTAAGTATAGAGCCATCTATTAATAAAGATAAAGTAGCTCTTGTAGGGTTTTCCTTTGGAGGTTACAAATCCGGTTTTATTGCAACCCAGACTAACAGATTTACAACTATTGTCTCTGGGGCTGGAGGACACGATCTTATTTCAAATACATACAGTTTTGACAAATTTAAAAAAGTCCCAAGGTGGGGAATGAGTGAAAATGTTCAAATGCAATTAAGAGATAGTTACAGTGATAATCCTAATAAATATCATAATAATTCGACTTTACAGCACGCTCATAATATAAAAACACCTATGTTGTTGTATACAGGACTAGAAGACCAAGCGGTCGATGCAGATAATACAGAAAAACTCTTTCTTGCACTTTTAAAATATAAAAAACCTGTAATTGCATTATTTTATAAAAATGTAGACCATGTTATTTCTCTCTCTCAAACAACAGAGTCTCAGGATTTTGAAAAAAGACTCCTTGATTGGTTTGAATATCATTTAAAAGATAATAAAACAATAAAATGGATTAGTGATGGACTAACCCCTAATAAACATACTTACAGTAGACTTGAAGATTTGTAA